One genomic window of Paracholeplasma manati includes the following:
- a CDS encoding superoxide dismutase, with protein MKFELPKLGYAYDALEPAIDARTMEIHYSKHHNAYVTNANAALEKHPELNLPLEALLKDLNLVPEDIRMAFRNNAGGHFNHSLFWEVLTPGGSKAPKGALLEEINKAFGSFDAFKEAFGNAAKTRFGSGWAWLVKTPKGLVVTSTPNQDTPLAEGTPILGLDVWEHAYYLNYQNRRPDYVAAFFSVINWDVVEAKFQK; from the coding sequence ATGAAATTTGAATTACCAAAATTAGGTTATGCTTATGATGCATTAGAACCTGCAATTGATGCAAGAACAATGGAAATCCATTATTCCAAACACCACAATGCGTATGTGACTAACGCGAATGCAGCGTTGGAAAAACACCCTGAATTAAATTTACCACTTGAGGCATTATTGAAGGACCTCAATTTAGTACCTGAAGATATCCGTATGGCATTTAGAAATAACGCTGGCGGACATTTCAACCACAGCTTATTCTGGGAAGTATTAACCCCAGGTGGATCTAAAGCGCCAAAAGGTGCCTTGTTAGAAGAAATCAACAAAGCATTTGGTTCATTTGACGCATTCAAAGAAGCGTTTGGTAACGCTGCGAAGACCCGTTTCGGTTCTGGTTGGGCATGGCTTGTTAAGACACCTAAAGGCTTAGTAGTCACTTCTACACCTAACCAAGATACACCGCTTGCAGAAGGTACACCAATTCTTGGACTAGACGTTTGGGAACATGCATATTACCTAAACTACCAAAACAGACGTCCTGATTATGTTGCAGCATTCTTCTCAGTCATTAACTGGGATGTTGTTGAAGCGAAATTCCAAAAATAA
- a CDS encoding potassium transporter TrkG, which translates to MSLSKRIRRFFFITPARTIFTIYLITILVGGFLLWLPISQNLGVELSFIDALFISLSQISSTGLSPVSQRDTFNTLGGIISIFILEIGAVGIMMLVASYWVIIGKKISLKERNLIASEQNQFTVKGIIRLITNAMIAVGVIQILYIIIMTIYIYTVQPFQASFGEALFQSVYLAAAGFANAGFDFLPGNQSFMVFNGYYLPQILTMIIIFIGGVGFWPLAEVVLFIKNKLHKKPYKMSFISKMLIVSHFVLWMLSALIYFVMEYEHSMKGNPPLDILMNVLFMTNNARSAGFYNTPVTNWAEATRLFFSMLMFIGAAPNSSGGGIRMTTFFLLTSGLISFGRHRKQVFFAGKAIKDQAVKKAYMVFALAIILVMLSTMFISIVEPNRWTIMEIGFEVASAFGTVGLSLGLIPYIGVYSKLIIMLNMFVGRIGILTAIAMLENKKETTNVVTYVEMDMLVG; encoded by the coding sequence ATGTCATTATCCAAACGCATTAGACGATTTTTCTTCATTACACCCGCACGAACTATATTTACCATATACCTAATAACCATCTTAGTCGGTGGCTTTTTGTTGTGGTTACCGATTTCACAAAATCTTGGGGTTGAATTATCGTTCATCGATGCCTTATTCATTTCACTATCTCAAATTTCTTCAACAGGGTTATCACCAGTCTCACAACGAGACACCTTCAACACACTGGGTGGAATCATCTCTATTTTTATCCTTGAAATTGGTGCTGTTGGTATCATGATGTTGGTCGCGTCATATTGGGTCATCATCGGTAAAAAAATATCCTTAAAAGAACGCAATCTGATCGCTTCTGAACAAAATCAATTTACGGTCAAAGGGATCATTCGGTTGATCACCAACGCGATGATTGCTGTTGGTGTGATTCAAATACTATACATCATCATCATGACCATTTATATTTACACAGTTCAACCTTTCCAAGCATCATTTGGTGAAGCGTTGTTCCAATCGGTGTATCTCGCTGCAGCCGGGTTTGCCAATGCGGGATTTGATTTCCTGCCAGGCAATCAAAGCTTTATGGTATTTAATGGCTATTACTTACCTCAAATTCTAACCATGATCATCATCTTTATTGGCGGTGTTGGCTTTTGGCCATTGGCAGAAGTCGTCTTATTTATCAAAAATAAGCTCCATAAAAAACCATATAAAATGTCATTCATTTCTAAAATGTTGATTGTCAGCCACTTTGTACTCTGGATGTTGTCAGCACTCATTTATTTCGTGATGGAGTATGAACACTCCATGAAAGGCAATCCACCATTAGATATATTAATGAATGTCTTATTCATGACCAATAATGCGAGAAGTGCTGGTTTCTATAATACACCAGTCACCAACTGGGCAGAAGCCACTCGATTGTTTTTCTCGATGCTCATGTTCATTGGTGCCGCACCGAATTCATCGGGTGGTGGGATTCGTATGACCACATTCTTCTTATTAACTTCTGGTTTAATTTCCTTTGGTAGACACCGTAAACAAGTGTTCTTTGCTGGCAAGGCGATTAAAGACCAAGCGGTTAAAAAAGCTTATATGGTATTTGCGCTCGCCATCATCTTAGTGATGTTATCCACGATGTTTATCTCGATTGTAGAACCCAACCGTTGGACCATCATGGAGATTGGTTTTGAGGTCGCTTCAGCCTTCGGGACTGTTGGGTTATCGCTTGGATTGATTCCTTACATTGGTGTGTATTCTAAATTGATTATCATGCTCAATATGTTCGTGGGTCGTATCGGGATTTTAACCGCGATTGCGATGTTAGAAAATAAAAAGGAGACAACCAATGTTGTCACCTATGTTGAAATGGATATGCTGGTCGGCTAA
- a CDS encoding Rqc2 family fibronectin-binding protein encodes MPLDGYFMYHLTKELNQALLGVRIKKVRQTSKDTFVLSYYQKGEHYVIFELNPNKSHVRLSDNAPYGDESSNLLNALKRYLENAEITRISQHLMDRVMVFDFQKLDAIFGYQHYQLVYETMGRTTNLILLENHLVVEAYYKQFSIDKRSILNKSEFSFFPSDKKLFTMEDVPLMYQIESPKQFMNTYIGFALDTATYVIEHRQNPLDIPVNPTLVLEPKKQIYPFNPDPSKPHLRFDSLSKLMEAFYQSDTPKYSDLEKLIDKELKRLDLKLSHLFADLNANLGYEQYKIQADGIYQSGADLSSKLSQLGDIHLDSQKTLNENAQSLYLKYHKAKKAIQPIETQIKITKDFHQYYQNLLLELPLLSSHDLDDIKKELGEVGLIKLKINPKKKPTKPTFLSYKMADFEIYIGKTAEQNNYLTNVFALPTDLWFHVQHGPGAHVLLRGAFHETSLRLCAMLAAYYSPQRQSSSIPVDYTKIKFIKKIKGLPGYNVTYTQQKTIYIDIDETKLKSL; translated from the coding sequence ATGCCACTAGATGGGTATTTCATGTACCATTTAACCAAAGAACTCAATCAAGCCCTTCTCGGGGTACGCATCAAAAAAGTCAGACAGACGTCAAAAGATACGTTTGTTTTGAGCTATTATCAAAAAGGCGAACACTACGTTATTTTTGAACTAAACCCCAATAAAAGTCACGTTAGATTATCCGACAATGCACCTTATGGTGATGAATCTTCAAACCTGCTGAATGCGTTGAAAAGATATTTGGAAAATGCCGAAATCACGCGAATATCACAACATTTGATGGACCGTGTAATGGTGTTTGATTTCCAAAAGTTGGATGCGATATTCGGCTATCAGCATTATCAGCTTGTCTATGAGACCATGGGCCGTACGACAAACCTGATTTTACTCGAGAATCATCTGGTTGTTGAGGCATACTATAAACAGTTTTCAATCGATAAACGCAGCATTTTAAATAAGAGCGAGTTTTCTTTTTTTCCATCCGATAAAAAGTTGTTCACCATGGAAGATGTGCCTTTGATGTATCAAATTGAAAGCCCAAAACAATTCATGAATACATACATTGGGTTCGCTTTAGATACAGCAACCTATGTGATTGAACATCGTCAAAACCCTTTAGATATACCTGTCAATCCAACCTTAGTACTTGAACCTAAAAAACAAATTTATCCATTCAATCCAGACCCATCCAAACCCCATCTAAGATTCGATAGTTTATCTAAGTTGATGGAAGCTTTTTATCAAAGCGATACACCCAAATACAGTGATCTTGAAAAACTCATTGATAAAGAACTAAAGCGATTGGATTTAAAACTCAGTCATTTATTCGCGGATTTAAATGCTAATTTGGGTTATGAACAATATAAGATTCAAGCCGATGGTATTTATCAGTCTGGTGCTGATTTGAGTTCAAAACTCAGCCAATTGGGGGATATTCATTTAGACAGTCAAAAAACATTGAATGAAAATGCTCAATCGCTTTATTTGAAATATCATAAGGCCAAAAAGGCCATTCAGCCCATCGAAACACAAATCAAAATAACCAAAGACTTCCACCAATACTATCAAAACTTATTGTTAGAATTACCCCTCCTTTCTTCACATGATTTAGATGATATTAAGAAAGAACTGGGCGAAGTTGGTTTGATTAAACTCAAAATCAACCCAAAAAAGAAACCCACCAAACCAACATTTTTATCGTATAAAATGGCAGATTTTGAAATATATATTGGAAAAACCGCTGAACAGAATAATTATTTAACCAATGTATTTGCGTTACCTACCGATCTTTGGTTTCACGTTCAACACGGTCCAGGTGCACACGTCTTATTGCGTGGTGCTTTCCATGAAACATCCCTTCGATTGTGTGCCATGTTAGCGGCATATTATAGCCCACAACGTCAATCATCATCGATTCCTGTCGATTATACCAAAATCAAATTCATCAAAAAAATAAAAGGCCTTCCTGGATACAATGTAACGTATACCCAACAAAAGACCATTTATATCGATATTGATGAAACAAAACTGAAGTCGCTTTAG
- the gmk gene encoding guanylate kinase: MKLNDRGLLIVISGPSGVGKGTVRKALFEMKNHDLIYSVSMTTRPPRPGEVDGVDYYFVTKEEFLKRISEGKFLEWAEFVGNYYGTPLDKVEEQLDLGKEVVLEIEVEGALQVRQKAKDAVFIFIVPPGKKALYDRLIKRGTDSPEMIKKRMEKADREFILAHKYDYIVVNDDVNNAADRIMAIIRAEHARTERTIHAYMKMLKED; the protein is encoded by the coding sequence GTGAAGTTAAACGATCGTGGTTTACTAATCGTCATCTCCGGTCCATCTGGTGTCGGTAAGGGTACAGTACGCAAAGCCCTCTTTGAAATGAAAAATCATGACCTCATTTACTCCGTTTCGATGACGACCAGACCACCTCGTCCAGGTGAGGTGGATGGGGTAGATTACTACTTTGTCACGAAGGAAGAATTCTTAAAACGCATCTCTGAAGGTAAGTTTTTAGAATGGGCTGAATTTGTTGGAAACTATTATGGCACCCCACTCGATAAAGTGGAAGAACAACTCGATTTGGGTAAAGAAGTTGTCCTTGAAATCGAAGTTGAAGGGGCTCTACAAGTGAGACAAAAAGCCAAAGATGCTGTCTTTATTTTCATTGTACCGCCAGGTAAAAAAGCGCTTTATGACCGTTTAATTAAACGGGGTACCGATTCACCAGAAATGATTAAAAAACGCATGGAAAAAGCAGATCGTGAATTCATCCTTGCACACAAATATGACTACATCGTTGTGAATGATGATGTCAATAACGCTGCGGATCGAATCATGGCGATCATCCGTGCTGAACATGCGAGAACAGAACGCACCATTCATGCTTATATGAAAATGCTCAAGGAGGACTAA
- the rpoZ gene encoding DNA-directed RNA polymerase subunit omega — protein sequence MIEHKNGMRYPSIDALLEKVDSKYKLAYISAKRAKSIQEDNDHSSIDKPLCKKPVGIALEEILQDKIQVEFVDKVAE from the coding sequence ATGATAGAACACAAAAATGGGATGAGATATCCTTCGATTGACGCCTTACTAGAAAAGGTGGACTCCAAATACAAATTGGCTTATATTTCAGCCAAAAGAGCGAAATCCATTCAAGAAGATAACGACCATTCATCGATTGATAAGCCGTTATGCAAGAAACCAGTTGGGATTGCGCTAGAAGAAATTTTACAAGACAAAATCCAAGTAGAATTCGTAGACAAAGTAGCCGAGTAA
- the uvrC gene encoding excinuclease ABC subunit UvrC, translated as MDLIKEKLKTLPESPGCYMMLNAKNEIIYVGKAKNLKNRVRSYFTGSHNLKTTKLVSEIVDFNYVQTNTERESLILELHLIKENLPRYNIKLVDDATYPFITITDEKDPRLIVERESTRHLGKRFGPYPNVYKARDTVKLLNKIYPLRKCDKMPKKACLYYHLNQCLAPCIQKEPIDYKPIIQEITAFLKGDTKKVVQDLKTEMYKASDAMQYEQALEYKEMIDSIEFTTEKQLISLNDFQDRDFIAYHGDHEDVSIQILKMRAGKIIDVKSEIFGYVGAIQDAVNEYVLQTYEDKTKWPDELLFSDLFLLADIEMMFGKKGSIPKIGDKKKLVDMAFKNAKYDFENYRYLNRIESEKTKEAEDAFKALIGLENIERVEIFDNAHLFGDASVSAMVVFKAGKPSKSDYRKYHIKQAAKMDDYGAMREVIYRRYQKALMENTPLPDLIIIDGGKGQVSVAKDVTESLGLTIPMIGLKKNDKHQLEAIVYQNDVFPLDKSSYLYTYLGKMSNEVHRFAISFHKQTRAKALIRSQLDGIIGIGEKRKTKLLETFVTIDAMKQGDLETYQSIGINETLRERIITHLTLLEKKETE; from the coding sequence TTGGATTTAATCAAAGAAAAGCTCAAAACACTCCCGGAATCACCGGGTTGTTATATGATGCTGAATGCGAAAAACGAAATCATCTATGTCGGTAAAGCCAAAAACCTGAAAAATCGCGTCAGAAGCTATTTTACCGGTTCTCATAACTTAAAAACAACAAAACTCGTCAGCGAGATTGTTGATTTTAATTATGTCCAAACCAATACCGAACGCGAATCATTGATTTTAGAGCTCCATTTAATCAAAGAAAATTTACCAAGATATAACATCAAACTGGTCGATGACGCGACTTATCCATTCATCACAATCACCGATGAAAAAGACCCTCGTTTGATTGTTGAACGTGAATCCACCAGACATTTAGGCAAGCGCTTTGGTCCGTATCCGAATGTCTATAAGGCTAGAGATACCGTCAAATTACTGAATAAAATATACCCCTTACGCAAATGTGATAAAATGCCCAAAAAGGCATGTTTATATTATCATTTGAATCAATGCTTAGCCCCATGTATCCAAAAAGAACCGATTGACTATAAACCCATCATCCAAGAAATAACCGCTTTCTTAAAGGGCGATACCAAAAAGGTGGTTCAAGACCTGAAGACAGAAATGTATAAAGCGTCTGATGCAATGCAGTATGAACAAGCCTTAGAATACAAAGAAATGATCGATTCGATTGAGTTTACGACTGAAAAGCAACTGATCAGTTTAAACGATTTCCAAGACCGTGACTTTATTGCTTACCATGGCGATCATGAAGATGTTTCAATTCAGATATTGAAAATGCGTGCGGGCAAAATCATCGATGTTAAGTCGGAAATTTTCGGTTATGTCGGTGCCATTCAAGACGCTGTCAATGAGTATGTTTTACAAACCTATGAAGATAAAACCAAATGGCCAGATGAACTCTTGTTTTCCGATTTATTCTTATTAGCCGACATCGAAATGATGTTTGGGAAAAAAGGATCCATCCCGAAAATTGGAGATAAAAAGAAATTGGTCGACATGGCGTTTAAAAACGCGAAATATGATTTTGAAAATTACCGCTATCTAAACCGTATCGAATCTGAAAAAACCAAAGAAGCCGAAGACGCGTTTAAAGCACTGATTGGTTTAGAAAACATCGAACGTGTCGAAATCTTTGATAATGCTCACTTATTTGGTGACGCTAGTGTATCCGCGATGGTTGTGTTTAAAGCCGGTAAGCCATCGAAGTCGGATTATCGTAAATACCATATCAAACAAGCAGCGAAAATGGATGACTATGGCGCGATGCGCGAAGTCATCTATCGCCGTTACCAAAAAGCATTGATGGAAAACACCCCATTACCTGACCTCATCATCATCGATGGTGGGAAGGGACAAGTCTCGGTTGCGAAAGATGTCACAGAATCGCTGGGTTTAACCATTCCGATGATTGGTTTGAAAAAGAATGATAAGCATCAATTAGAAGCGATTGTGTATCAAAATGACGTATTTCCACTCGATAAATCGAGTTACTTATATACCTATTTAGGTAAAATGAGCAACGAAGTTCATCGTTTCGCCATCTCTTTTCACAAACAAACACGCGCCAAAGCATTGATTCGAAGCCAACTCGATGGTATCATAGGAATTGGTGAAAAGCGTAAAACGAAATTATTAGAAACCTTTGTTACCATCGACGCGATGAAACAAGGCGATCTTGAAACCTATCAAAGTATCGGCATCAATGAAACCTTGCGTGAGCGAATTATCACCCACTTAACGCTATTAGAAAAGAAGGAAACTGAATGA
- a CDS encoding methyltransferase domain-containing protein — translation MNFYNNFAMYYDKIFPRNPKVIQFMDRTFKQGHILDVACGTGEYSVSLAHLNYQVTGLDLSDQMIEYAKAKAVKENVDVHFRVQNMLDLQDQSLYEGIICIGNSLVHLDSESEIKQAIANIYQALKPHGSVIIQVINYDLILEKKLPGLSTVTNQEYSFYRNYEFDGSKIHFKTRLTDGLRVFVDETLLFPLKHQTLIDLLTNAGFRDLKTVGGFSHESFDLKQDITYVVTAKK, via the coding sequence ATGAACTTTTACAACAATTTCGCCATGTATTATGACAAGATATTTCCAAGAAACCCTAAAGTGATTCAATTTATGGATCGTACTTTTAAACAAGGCCATATCTTAGATGTCGCTTGTGGTACAGGGGAATACTCTGTTTCGCTCGCGCATTTAAACTATCAAGTGACAGGGCTCGATTTGTCCGATCAAATGATTGAATATGCGAAAGCGAAAGCGGTAAAAGAAAATGTCGATGTCCATTTCCGTGTTCAAAACATGTTGGACTTACAAGATCAATCACTTTATGAAGGTATCATCTGCATCGGTAACTCACTGGTCCATTTAGATAGTGAATCCGAGATCAAGCAAGCGATTGCGAATATATATCAAGCATTAAAACCCCATGGTTCTGTGATCATTCAAGTCATCAATTACGATCTAATCTTAGAAAAGAAGTTGCCTGGATTATCCACCGTAACCAATCAAGAATACTCATTTTATCGAAACTATGAATTTGACGGTAGTAAGATTCATTTTAAAACCCGCTTAACCGATGGACTTAGGGTATTTGTCGATGAAACCTTATTGTTCCCATTAAAACACCAAACACTGATTGATTTACTTACCAATGCAGGGTTTAGAGACCTTAAAACCGTTGGTGGGTTCTCCCATGAATCATTCGATTTAAAACAAGACATCACGTATGTCGTTACAGCGAAAAAATAA
- a CDS encoding ribonuclease J, with the protein MSKNTLLKDGEIGIFALGGLGEVGKNMYVYEIEDKIFVVDAGILFPDDSLLGIDYVIPDYQYLADNQDRIVGLFITHGHEDHIGGIPYLLKQVKIPKVYAAGIAVDFIEHKILEHKDVKPPTIIEFKSHHTYNFGNVELSFIRLNHSIPDMFGFVFRTKQGILFHTGDFKIDYTPVGPAAEYEKLAAIGNEGVLCLLSDSTNAERDGLTPSERTVGNAINEIFSKLTGRIIIATFASNMYRMQQIVEASYKNNRKLAVFGRSMERAMEIGQQTGYIKAPKGVIVTADEINNFKANEVTILCTGSQGEPLAALSRIANGTHRQIKTQPGDTVIFSSSPIPGNQESVNKTIDQLYRRDVSVIINGPVADTHTSGHGNQPDLKLMLSLIRPKYFIPMHGEHRMLKHHKELAVQLGVEPNNVLIMDNGDVAALSNESIRYAGRVQAGDIYIDGTGIGDIGSAIIKERKLLSEDGLLSIVLTIDPVNRKLLTDPTVISRGFIYMKGNEEITNGIAAKAREVLNQEFSRKQFTETLLKQALVDQVTDYVKNLTQRKPMLIPIIMSLTQKPALD; encoded by the coding sequence ATGAGTAAAAACACGCTGCTAAAAGACGGCGAAATTGGCATTTTTGCCTTAGGCGGCCTCGGTGAGGTCGGTAAAAACATGTATGTCTACGAAATTGAAGATAAAATTTTTGTGGTGGACGCTGGGATTTTGTTCCCAGATGATTCATTGCTTGGAATTGACTATGTCATTCCGGATTACCAATACTTAGCTGACAACCAAGACCGCATTGTGGGTCTATTCATCACCCATGGTCATGAAGACCACATTGGGGGTATTCCTTACTTGCTCAAACAAGTGAAAATACCGAAAGTATACGCTGCTGGCATCGCTGTAGATTTTATTGAACACAAAATTTTAGAACACAAAGACGTTAAACCACCAACGATTATCGAGTTTAAATCGCACCATACTTACAATTTTGGTAACGTAGAACTCTCATTCATTCGTTTAAACCACTCCATACCTGACATGTTTGGCTTTGTTTTCAGAACCAAACAAGGCATCTTATTCCACACAGGCGACTTTAAGATTGACTATACCCCAGTAGGGCCAGCTGCAGAATATGAAAAACTCGCTGCCATCGGTAACGAAGGCGTCTTATGTTTGTTATCAGATTCCACCAACGCAGAACGCGATGGCTTAACCCCATCTGAACGTACGGTTGGGAATGCCATCAATGAGATTTTCTCGAAGTTAACCGGTCGTATCATCATCGCGACTTTCGCATCCAATATGTATCGTATGCAACAAATCGTGGAAGCCTCCTATAAAAATAACCGTAAGTTGGCTGTCTTTGGTCGTTCGATGGAACGTGCCATGGAAATTGGACAACAAACAGGGTATATAAAAGCCCCTAAAGGTGTCATTGTTACAGCCGATGAAATCAATAACTTTAAAGCGAACGAAGTCACCATCTTATGTACTGGTTCTCAAGGTGAACCCTTAGCTGCCTTATCTAGAATCGCGAATGGTACCCACCGTCAAATCAAAACCCAACCTGGCGATACGGTCATCTTCTCCAGTTCACCGATCCCTGGTAATCAAGAATCTGTCAATAAAACGATTGACCAATTGTATCGTAGAGATGTGTCTGTCATCATCAATGGTCCAGTCGCGGATACCCATACCTCTGGTCATGGTAATCAACCTGACTTGAAATTGATGTTATCGCTCATTCGTCCTAAATACTTCATTCCGATGCATGGGGAACACCGTATGCTCAAACACCATAAAGAACTCGCTGTTCAACTGGGTGTTGAACCGAACAATGTCCTCATCATGGATAACGGTGATGTTGCTGCATTATCCAATGAGTCCATCCGTTATGCAGGTAGAGTCCAAGCAGGCGATATTTACATCGATGGTACAGGTATTGGTGATATCGGCAGTGCTATTATCAAAGAACGTAAATTATTATCTGAAGATGGACTGTTATCCATTGTCTTAACCATTGACCCAGTCAATCGTAAGTTACTCACCGATCCAACCGTCATTTCCCGTGGATTCATTTATATGAAAGGCAATGAGGAAATCACCAATGGCATCGCAGCGAAAGCGCGTGAAGTGCTCAACCAAGAATTCAGTCGTAAACAATTCACCGAAACCTTGTTAAAACAAGCATTGGTGGATCAAGTCACTGATTACGTTAAAAACTTAACCCAACGTAAGCCAATGTTGATTCCCATCATCATGTCGCTTACTCAAAAACCTGCATTAGACTAA
- a CDS encoding HAD-IIB family hydrolase: MKTAIFFDVDGTMFDNEHQCIHPSTRYLIETLAKDDRYVLGLATGRSLEQLDAIRDIRDYFKVKIVINGAVSYIDNDFVYGRPIDVKDCEAVLKYANSIHTGIGFIGKDRHCVTMNNETVREALRDFSMAMPEVNPTFYLEEPVYQIWVFSDNRALIDKFKQKFSHLRIFNWHKDGADIVHPEVSKGDAITHLKPLLGVDQVIAFGDGENDVEMIRTANIGVAMGNTRSEALKKGATLIAPRIDEDGLFQAAKQLNLL; this comes from the coding sequence ATGAAGACTGCTATATTTTTTGATGTGGATGGCACCATGTTCGATAACGAACACCAATGTATCCACCCATCCACACGTTATTTAATTGAAACCTTAGCCAAGGATGACCGTTATGTTTTAGGTCTCGCAACCGGCAGAAGCTTAGAACAATTGGACGCGATTAGGGATATCCGTGACTACTTTAAAGTAAAGATTGTCATCAACGGTGCGGTATCCTATATTGACAATGATTTTGTCTATGGAAGACCCATCGATGTGAAAGACTGTGAGGCTGTATTAAAATACGCCAACAGCATCCATACAGGCATCGGTTTCATAGGCAAAGACCGCCACTGTGTCACGATGAACAACGAGACTGTCAGAGAAGCATTGAGGGATTTCTCCATGGCGATGCCAGAAGTGAACCCAACCTTTTACCTTGAAGAACCTGTCTATCAAATTTGGGTGTTTTCAGATAATCGAGCCCTCATTGATAAGTTTAAACAAAAGTTTAGCCACTTGAGAATATTCAATTGGCATAAAGATGGCGCGGACATCGTTCACCCTGAGGTATCTAAAGGTGACGCCATCACACACCTTAAACCCTTGTTAGGGGTCGATCAAGTCATCGCGTTTGGCGATGGTGAAAACGACGTCGAGATGATTCGAACAGCGAACATTGGGGTGGCTATGGGCAATACCCGTAGCGAAGCACTAAAAAAAGGGGCGACCTTGATCGCACCCAGAATCGATGAAGATGGTTTGTTTCAAGCAGCGAAGCAATTAAACTTACTTTAA
- the coaD gene encoding pantetheine-phosphate adenylyltransferase: MSNAVYAGSFDPITLGHLDIMLRAAKQFETLYVLVTENSEKHPIFTPEERVEMIKKVTAQVPNIYVSKTNDLVVRFAEKNKATTLIRGLRNMKDFENEIALYHFNRNLNSNIETVILFPSYKHTYVSSSAIKELVAYNADISMYVPNEILPEIIQGIKRALK, from the coding sequence ATGAGCAATGCCGTATATGCCGGTTCTTTTGATCCCATCACATTAGGACATCTTGACATCATGTTAAGAGCGGCCAAACAATTCGAAACACTGTATGTATTGGTGACTGAAAATAGTGAAAAACACCCGATATTTACCCCTGAGGAACGCGTCGAAATGATTAAGAAGGTGACTGCACAAGTGCCCAATATCTACGTTTCTAAAACCAATGATTTGGTTGTCCGATTCGCAGAAAAAAATAAAGCAACCACACTGATTCGTGGGTTGCGTAATATGAAAGACTTTGAAAATGAAATTGCATTATACCATTTTAACCGTAACTTAAATTCGAACATTGAAACGGTGATTTTATTCCCGTCCTATAAACATACGTATGTGTCATCGTCTGCCATCAAGGAATTGGTTGCTTACAACGCCGATATTTCGATGTATGTTCCAAATGAGATATTGCCTGAAATCATTCAAGGTATCAAACGCGCTTTAAAGTAA